One Chryseobacterium indoltheticum DNA segment encodes these proteins:
- a CDS encoding 5-fold beta-flower protein has translation MKKTLIICSLLFSLSIVSAQTIESGSRNTAGYIKSDGTIENKSHSTVGYIKSDGTIENKSHSTIGRIKSDGTIENKSGSTVGYVKKDGTVENSSHSTIGYIKDNGTVEGSSHGTIGYASGIKKEWAAVAFFFFKLD, from the coding sequence ATGAAAAAAACACTAATCATCTGTTCCCTTTTGTTCAGTCTCTCTATTGTAAGCGCACAAACGATAGAATCCGGAAGTCGTAATACTGCAGGGTATATCAAAAGTGACGGAACTATAGAAAACAAGAGTCATTCTACAGTAGGCTACATCAAAAGCGACGGTACAATCGAAAATAAAAGTCACAGCACTATTGGTCGCATCAAAAGCGATGGGACGATAGAAAACAAAAGTGGCTCTACTGTTGGGTATGTAAAAAAAGACGGTACGGTAGAAAACAGCAGCCACTCAACCATTGGTTACATCAAAGACAATGGAACGGTAGAAGGCAGTAGTCATGGTACTATTGGCTATGCCAGTGGAATTAAAAAAGAGTGGGCAGCGGTAGCTTTTTTCTTTTTTAAATTAGATTAA